Proteins found in one Microbacterium sp. LWS13-1.2 genomic segment:
- a CDS encoding alpha/beta hydrolase codes for MNTTTKTPIVLIHGLWMTPKSWDTWAERFRAAGHQVIVPGWPGIDDRSVEDIRRNPEALKGTGLKQIADNYERIIRALPEKPIIIGHSFGGVLTQMLADRDLGVAYVGVAPGQTAGVTTLPLSTLWTGTPILANPFGKNGAKPLSKRHFHFTFGNDLPRAASDELWEEFAVNSYNRVFFEGVLSVLNEKGGVTHVDYGRTGRAPLLIITGEIDHVVPPAIGEAIVKKYKASGSPAVVEYKTYPGRTHRLVSQDGWEEIADYALEWATTHQVRETEQAPETEAAQ; via the coding sequence ATGAACACCACGACCAAGACCCCGATCGTCCTCATCCACGGCCTCTGGATGACCCCCAAGAGCTGGGACACGTGGGCCGAGCGCTTCCGCGCCGCCGGCCACCAGGTGATCGTCCCCGGCTGGCCCGGCATCGACGACCGCTCGGTCGAAGACATCCGCCGGAACCCCGAGGCGCTAAAGGGCACCGGCCTGAAGCAGATCGCCGACAACTACGAGCGCATCATCCGCGCCCTCCCCGAGAAGCCGATCATCATCGGCCACTCCTTCGGGGGAGTCCTCACCCAGATGCTCGCCGACCGCGACCTCGGTGTCGCCTACGTGGGCGTCGCTCCCGGGCAGACCGCCGGCGTCACGACCCTCCCGCTCTCGACACTGTGGACCGGCACGCCGATCCTCGCGAACCCCTTCGGAAAGAACGGCGCCAAGCCGCTGTCGAAGCGGCACTTCCACTTCACCTTCGGAAACGACCTTCCGCGCGCGGCGTCCGACGAGCTGTGGGAGGAGTTCGCGGTGAACTCGTACAACCGGGTCTTCTTCGAGGGCGTGCTCTCGGTGCTGAACGAGAAGGGCGGCGTCACGCACGTCGACTACGGCCGCACCGGCCGCGCACCGCTCCTCATCATCACCGGCGAGATCGACCACGTCGTGCCGCCGGCGATCGGCGAGGCGATCGTGAAGAAGTACAAGGCGTCCGGCAGCCCTGCCGTCGTCGAGTATAAGACCTACCCGGGGCGCACCCACCGGCTGGTGAGCCAGGATGGCTGGGAGGAGATCGCCGACTACGCGCTCGAATGGGCGACGACGCACCAGGTGCGCGAGACGGAGCAGGCTCCCGAGACGGAGGCGGCGCAGTAA
- a CDS encoding alpha/beta hydrolase: MPLDPFFEERLRVHRKYLFDQALGSVRSRLSALWPFAKGPAAMTGMGGGPTPAAAAPPQDTVSQASAAAPPVVGPNARARARHRQAALAWDRRELHKVGLAGPRIRTTEHVVEVSGHPDVRVRVYHPDPDAPPARGVPGVLSFFGGAFRIGGIGYPTTDAANRRRVHDAGVAVAAVDYALAPEHPYPVAVEQAHAALEWLFAAADELGIDAHRIGVAGTSAGANLAAAVTLVNRDRGGRPLRLQVLEVPVVDLTGGHLDLGATRALGIPRFIALRELRSVARTYLADPRQAREPYASPLLAASLEGLPPAVILTAEYDPLRGDGDAYGAALRRAGVEASVVRYQGVTHDTPIFTAALPAARRWHDDVVAALRGLHA; encoded by the coding sequence ATGCCGCTGGATCCGTTCTTCGAGGAGCGCCTGCGTGTGCACCGCAAGTATCTCTTCGACCAGGCGCTGGGCTCGGTGCGCTCGCGGCTGAGCGCGCTGTGGCCGTTCGCCAAGGGGCCCGCGGCGATGACCGGCATGGGAGGCGGCCCGACGCCGGCAGCAGCCGCCCCGCCGCAGGACACCGTCTCCCAGGCATCCGCCGCAGCGCCGCCGGTCGTCGGACCGAACGCCCGTGCGCGGGCACGGCACCGCCAGGCCGCTCTCGCGTGGGACCGCCGCGAGCTGCACAAGGTGGGTCTCGCGGGACCGCGGATCCGCACCACCGAGCACGTCGTCGAGGTGTCCGGCCATCCCGACGTTCGTGTGCGCGTCTATCACCCTGACCCCGACGCCCCTCCGGCGCGGGGCGTGCCGGGCGTGCTGTCCTTCTTCGGCGGCGCATTCCGCATCGGCGGCATCGGTTATCCCACCACGGATGCCGCGAACCGGCGTCGCGTGCACGACGCCGGCGTCGCGGTCGCCGCGGTCGACTATGCCCTCGCACCGGAGCATCCGTATCCCGTGGCGGTGGAGCAGGCGCATGCAGCACTCGAGTGGCTGTTCGCTGCGGCCGACGAGCTCGGGATCGACGCGCACCGCATCGGGGTGGCGGGCACATCGGCCGGAGCGAATCTCGCCGCCGCGGTGACGCTGGTCAATCGTGACCGAGGCGGCCGTCCTCTCCGGCTGCAGGTGCTCGAGGTCCCCGTGGTCGACCTGACCGGCGGCCACCTGGACCTCGGGGCGACACGAGCCCTCGGCATCCCGCGGTTCATCGCCCTGCGCGAGCTGCGCTCTGTGGCGCGAACCTATCTCGCCGACCCGCGCCAGGCGCGTGAGCCCTATGCCTCACCGCTTCTCGCCGCATCCCTCGAGGGCTTGCCGCCCGCGGTGATCCTGACGGCCGAGTACGACCCGCTCCGTGGCGACGGCGACGCATACGGGGCGGCGCTGCGGCGGGCGGGGGTGGAGGCGAGTGTCGTGCGATACCAGGGCGTGACGCACGACACCCCGATCTTCACGGCGGCGCTTCCCGCTGCGCGGCGCTGGCACGACGACGTCGTCGCCGCTCTGCGAGGCCTGCACGCCTGA
- a CDS encoding DUF1048 domain-containing protein: MPSQSPTITGTADEPTLSPPRTARIAALPAEFRAAFGTFETYLADRRSIGEADATAGALDDLALLFEHAAADGIPIRSVVGEEPADVAEALLENHLDGSWNAAMRAALTAAIDAA, from the coding sequence ATGCCGAGTCAGAGTCCGACGATCACCGGCACCGCCGATGAGCCCACGCTGTCGCCGCCCCGCACCGCCCGGATCGCGGCGCTGCCCGCCGAGTTCCGTGCCGCGTTCGGCACCTTCGAGACCTACCTGGCGGACCGCCGATCGATCGGAGAGGCCGACGCGACCGCCGGTGCCCTGGACGATCTGGCGCTCCTGTTCGAACACGCGGCCGCCGACGGCATCCCGATCCGCTCCGTCGTGGGCGAGGAGCCGGCCGACGTCGCCGAGGCGCTCCTCGAGAACCATCTCGACGGATCATGGAACGCCGCGATGAGAGCCGCGCTCACCGCGGCGATCGACGCCGCGTGA
- a CDS encoding TetR/AcrR family transcriptional regulator translates to MNAAPDPSRRSERAHVAVLDAALALCRENGLAQLTIEGIADRAGVSKKTIYRWWPSKGAVLLDAVSEVANRTARHGDTGDLAADMRAQLSNVVAIISPQDTSPLAALVAEGQRDPALAASIREQLIVPSIAGFEERMRSAQRAGQIPENADFGVALDLFYGPIYHRLVYRLGLPDEHEIRARVDHVIAGLRAMG, encoded by the coding sequence ATGAATGCCGCACCCGACCCCAGCCGCCGCAGTGAGCGCGCTCACGTCGCCGTGCTCGACGCCGCCCTCGCACTGTGCCGCGAGAACGGGTTGGCCCAGCTCACGATCGAGGGGATCGCCGATCGCGCGGGCGTGAGCAAGAAGACGATCTACCGCTGGTGGCCGTCGAAGGGCGCGGTGCTGCTCGATGCGGTCTCGGAAGTCGCCAACCGGACCGCGCGCCACGGCGACACGGGGGATCTCGCCGCCGACATGCGCGCGCAGCTCAGCAACGTCGTCGCGATCATCAGCCCGCAGGACACGTCGCCGCTCGCCGCACTGGTGGCGGAGGGGCAGCGGGATCCCGCGCTGGCGGCATCCATCCGGGAGCAGCTGATCGTGCCGAGCATCGCGGGATTCGAGGAGCGCATGCGATCCGCGCAGCGCGCCGGTCAGATTCCGGAGAACGCCGACTTCGGGGTGGCCCTCGACCTGTTCTACGGCCCGATCTACCACCGGCTCGTGTATCGGCTCGGCCTGCCCGACGAGCACGAGATCCGCGCGCGTGTCGACCACGTCATCGCCGGGCTGCGCGCGATGGGGTGA
- the rpsN gene encoding 30S ribosomal protein S14, whose translation MAKKSKIARNEQRKAVVDRYAAKRAELKKALVSPTSTDEEREAARVGLQKLPRNASPVRVRSRDVIDGRPRGVLTKFGISRVRFRDMAHRGELPGVTKSSW comes from the coding sequence ATGGCTAAGAAGAGCAAGATCGCGCGCAACGAGCAGCGCAAGGCGGTCGTCGACCGCTACGCCGCCAAGCGCGCCGAGCTGAAGAAGGCGCTCGTGTCGCCGACGTCGACCGACGAGGAGCGCGAAGCCGCTCGCGTGGGCCTGCAGAAGCTGCCCCGCAACGCTTCGCCGGTGCGCGTGCGTTCGCGCGACGTCATCGACGGCCGCCCCCGCGGTGTCCTCACGAAGTTCGGCATCTCGCGTGTCCGCTTCCGTGACATGGCGCACCGCGGCGAGCTGCCCGGCGTGACCAAGTCGAGCTGGTGA
- the rpmG gene encoding 50S ribosomal protein L33, translating to MAKKAQDVRPIIKLRSTAGTGYTYVTRKNRRNNPDRIVLKKYDPVIRKHVEFREER from the coding sequence ATGGCCAAGAAGGCTCAGGACGTCCGTCCGATCATCAAGCTGCGTTCCACCGCGGGCACGGGTTACACCTACGTCACGCGCAAGAACCGCCGCAACAACCCCGACCGCATCGTGCTGAAGAAGTACGATCCGGTCATCCGCAAGCACGTCGAATTCCGAGAGGAGCGCTGA
- the rpmB gene encoding 50S ribosomal protein L28, whose product MAAVCQVTGAVPGFGHNISHSHRRTKRRFDPNVQKKTYFVPSLGRNIKLNVSAKGIKVIDARGIESVVRDLQAKGVKL is encoded by the coding sequence ATGGCAGCAGTGTGCCAGGTGACTGGAGCAGTTCCCGGCTTCGGTCACAACATCTCGCACTCGCACCGCCGGACGAAGCGCCGCTTCGACCCGAACGTGCAGAAGAAGACCTACTTCGTTCCGTCGCTGGGTCGCAACATCAAGCTCAACGTCTCGGCCAAGGGCATCAAAGTCATCGACGCCCGTGGCATCGAGTCGGTCGTCCGTGACCTCCAGGCGAAGGGTGTGAAGCTCTGA